One region of Peribacillus simplex genomic DNA includes:
- a CDS encoding SCP2 sterol-binding domain-containing protein encodes MKKGTINDHPTVKQYYKKKEIMQGTEGRRIDTQWLRDLCLHAGADDVGFVTIDRSELEDQQKEILNLFPEARTLISFVCKMNREPLRSTARSIANTEFHHVVDNVTHIGHEIVKELEEQGIKALNPPAGFPMEQESTGKAWVISHKPIAVAAGLGQIGIHRNVIHPKFGNFILLGTILTNADMTLESQPIDYNPCLECKLCVAACPVGAIGADGHFNFSACYTHNYREFSGGFSDWVKKITDSKNSKSYRDKVNDAETASMWQSLSFGASYKAAYCMSVCPAGEDVIGEFLDDRKKFLKDVVKPLQDKSEMVYVVPNSDAEDHVKKRFPHKQVRPVSNGLRSKSIRAFLQVLPHMFQRNQAKDLAATYHFTFTGEENAQATVIIKNKTLTVEKGHLGDADFQLIADSQTWIRLMAKETGILSAVMSGKIRTKGQLKLFKAFSKCFPS; translated from the coding sequence ATGAAAAAGGGGACAATAAATGATCATCCTACCGTAAAACAATATTACAAGAAAAAGGAAATTATGCAGGGGACCGAAGGCAGGCGCATAGATACACAATGGTTGCGGGATTTATGTCTACATGCAGGAGCCGACGATGTTGGATTCGTCACTATTGACCGAAGCGAACTTGAGGACCAACAAAAAGAAATTTTGAATCTGTTTCCTGAAGCCAGGACGCTTATTAGTTTCGTCTGTAAAATGAACCGCGAGCCCTTGCGTTCGACAGCTCGATCCATTGCAAATACGGAATTTCATCATGTTGTCGATAACGTAACGCATATCGGACATGAAATCGTGAAAGAGCTTGAAGAGCAAGGCATCAAAGCATTGAATCCGCCAGCAGGATTCCCGATGGAGCAGGAAAGTACCGGAAAAGCATGGGTCATCTCACATAAACCAATTGCGGTTGCGGCTGGACTCGGACAAATAGGCATCCATAGAAATGTCATTCATCCCAAGTTCGGCAACTTTATTTTGTTAGGTACGATCCTTACAAATGCAGATATGACTTTGGAAAGTCAGCCCATTGATTATAATCCGTGTTTGGAGTGCAAATTGTGCGTAGCTGCCTGCCCGGTAGGAGCCATTGGCGCTGATGGTCATTTTAATTTCTCCGCCTGTTATACGCACAACTATCGAGAATTTTCCGGCGGCTTCAGCGATTGGGTGAAGAAGATTACCGATAGCAAAAATTCTAAATCATACAGGGACAAAGTAAATGATGCAGAAACAGCATCTATGTGGCAGAGCCTTTCTTTTGGAGCTAGCTATAAAGCGGCCTACTGTATGTCCGTTTGTCCTGCTGGAGAAGATGTAATTGGTGAGTTTCTTGACGATCGCAAGAAATTTTTGAAGGACGTTGTCAAACCACTACAGGATAAAAGCGAAATGGTGTATGTAGTGCCGAATTCCGACGCTGAGGATCATGTCAAAAAGCGTTTTCCCCATAAACAAGTTCGACCGGTGAGCAACGGCTTACGATCGAAATCAATCCGTGCGTTTTTGCAGGTGCTTCCTCATATGTTTCAAAGAAATCAAGCAAAAGATTTAGCTGCTACCTATCATTTTACATTTACTGGAGAAGAAAATGCTCAAGCAACGGTTATCATAAAGAACAAGACCCTTACTGTGGAAAAGGGACATCTCGGGGATGCAGATTTCCAACTTATTGCAGACAGTCAAACATGGATTCGGCTGATGGCCAAAGAAACAGGGATATTATCAGCCGTCATGTCAGGTAAAATTCGCACAAAAGGGCAGTTAAAGCTGTTTAAAGCTTTCAGCAAGTGCTTTCCGTCATAA
- a CDS encoding TetR/AcrR family transcriptional regulator gives MVNRKGEQTKALILEKASKIFNSQGYRASSISDIMHETGLQKGGIYNHFENKEEIMLSAFSFSIDTMSHFFSEAMAGKQGYMERLHSIISVFEGIAERELFPGGCPIMNAAIEADDADPLLQEKVREAMDGLLGMVRNLVQEGIKKGEVKQGVDPEFVATVFISTLEGALALSKLYKNQEYMKRAVHHLRSFLAQNCA, from the coding sequence ATGGTTAATCGCAAGGGAGAACAGACTAAAGCCCTGATCTTAGAAAAAGCATCAAAAATTTTTAATAGCCAAGGATATAGGGCATCTTCTATATCCGACATCATGCACGAGACTGGTCTTCAAAAAGGAGGGATTTATAACCATTTTGAAAATAAAGAGGAAATAATGTTGAGCGCTTTCTCCTTTTCCATTGACACTATGAGTCATTTTTTCTCTGAAGCAATGGCAGGCAAACAAGGATACATGGAACGCCTTCATTCCATTATTTCCGTATTTGAAGGGATTGCTGAAAGAGAATTGTTCCCGGGAGGTTGCCCGATTATGAATGCTGCCATTGAAGCAGATGACGCAGACCCATTGCTTCAAGAAAAAGTCCGTGAAGCAATGGATGGCTTGCTCGGAATGGTTCGTAATCTTGTTCAGGAAGGCATAAAGAAGGGTGAGGTTAAACAAGGAGTGGATCCCGAGTTTGTGGCGACCGTGTTTATCTCCACGCTGGAGGGGGCGCTAGCACTTAGCAAACTTTACAAGAACCAAGAGTACATGAAAAGAGCTGTGCATCATCTTAGATCGTTTCTTGCTCAGAACTGTGCCTAG
- a CDS encoding VOC family protein — MLQSVWFNLPVANLEKSEAFFEGIGFNINKNPDMLDKMVGIKVTEGSIIILIEKSHYEQVSRASVQPNANEVLVSIGVKENKEVDEILDKVEAAGGKVLERSTEHEGYYGGLFEDLDGHKFNLLVC; from the coding sequence ATGTTACAATCTGTATGGTTTAATTTACCAGTTGCAAATTTAGAAAAGAGTGAAGCGTTTTTCGAGGGAATCGGATTCAATATTAATAAAAACCCCGATATGTTAGATAAAATGGTTGGTATTAAAGTGACGGAAGGTTCGATAATCATTCTAATTGAAAAGTCTCATTATGAGCAGGTTTCTCGTGCTTCAGTACAACCTAATGCAAATGAAGTGTTAGTGTCGATAGGTGTGAAGGAAAATAAAGAGGTCGATGAGATATTGGATAAAGTTGAAGCGGCAGGTGGCAAAGTACTCGAACGTTCAACAGAACATGAAGGATATTATGGTGGATTATTTGAAGATTTAGATGGTCACAAATTTAATCTGCTTGTGTGTTAA
- a CDS encoding oligosaccharide flippase family protein, translating into MTKQSLFKGTMILTVAGFITKVLGFANGIVLANVIGPEGVGLIMMAMPVTGLLITLTTLGLPIAISKLVAEAEIKGNYRRVKKILVVSLVTTSLLGFILMIVAIFGAKALSSHFLTDQRAYYSLLAVIPIVPIVAVSSVIKGYFRGKQIMTPIALSQAIEQVVRIGLIFFLVQWLLPYGIEYAAAGAILCGIIGEGFSLLYLFSVFKWSKHKKFKLHHSFIKQLSKGKEIFFDLLKTGLPTTGNGLIQSLIGIIQPILITQSLALAGIGTALATKQYGIVMGYAIPLMLLPGFVTNSLSIALVPAISESKENNII; encoded by the coding sequence ATGACTAAACAATCTCTTTTTAAAGGAACTATGATTTTAACAGTTGCCGGATTCATTACAAAGGTATTGGGATTTGCCAACGGAATAGTATTAGCAAATGTAATAGGTCCTGAAGGCGTCGGACTTATCATGATGGCAATGCCTGTTACTGGACTTTTAATTACATTAACTACGTTAGGACTTCCCATAGCTATATCTAAACTGGTTGCTGAAGCTGAAATAAAGGGAAACTATAGACGTGTAAAAAAAATCCTGGTTGTATCATTAGTAACTACTAGCTTATTAGGATTTATTTTAATGATTGTTGCAATTTTCGGTGCTAAGGCATTGTCTTCACATTTCTTAACAGATCAAAGAGCTTATTATTCTTTACTTGCCGTGATACCGATAGTTCCTATTGTGGCAGTTTCTTCAGTCATAAAAGGATATTTCCGTGGAAAACAAATCATGACACCAATTGCGCTATCTCAAGCAATTGAGCAAGTTGTTAGAATTGGGCTTATATTTTTTCTAGTTCAGTGGCTACTTCCTTATGGAATCGAATATGCTGCAGCTGGGGCAATTCTTTGTGGCATTATTGGGGAAGGATTTTCTCTACTATATTTATTCTCTGTATTTAAATGGTCAAAACATAAAAAATTCAAATTACACCATTCCTTTATAAAACAGCTCAGCAAAGGGAAGGAAATTTTCTTCGATTTACTTAAAACTGGACTGCCGACAACTGGAAACGGCTTAATACAATCTTTGATAGGAATTATTCAGCCCATTCTGATTACACAAAGTTTGGCTCTGGCCGGTATTGGAACGGCTTTAGCTACCAAACAATATGGTATTGTGATGGGATATGCTATACCTTTAATGCTTCTTCCGGGTTTTGTAACTAATTCTTTATCAATAGCTTTAGTACCAGCTATTAGTGAATCGAAAGAGAATAATATAATCTAA
- a CDS encoding MarR family winged helix-turn-helix transcriptional regulator, protein MIVRWLYSHGPANASTLAESTAMDRSSVSRLIGQLKNRGYVMSEPHSTDRRDVLLSLTTNGREKTTRAIREKESIFYETISGLTNSQLKEYIEMLKNLSQKKRIDKMNAL, encoded by the coding sequence TTGATTGTTCGTTGGTTATACTCACATGGTCCTGCTAACGCAAGCACTTTAGCTGAATCAACCGCCATGGATCGAAGCTCTGTAAGTAGACTTATTGGTCAGCTAAAAAATCGAGGTTATGTTATGAGTGAACCTCACTCCACAGATCGTCGTGATGTATTGTTGTCCTTGACCACAAATGGTCGTGAAAAAACTACAAGAGCAATAAGAGAAAAAGAATCTATCTTTTATGAAACTATCTCAGGTTTAACTAATTCTCAATTGAAAGAATATATTGAGATGCTTAAAAATCTTTCTCAGAAAAAAAGGATTGATAAGATGAATGCTCTTTAG
- a CDS encoding DUF5131 family protein translates to MNETPHNTYQILTKRSKRLSELAESLHWTPNIWIGTSLENEDVSYRIKDLRKSACSYSISLT, encoded by the coding sequence ATGAATGAAACGCCACATAATACTTATCAAATACTAACGAAACGTTCTAAACGACTAAGTGAATTGGCTGAATCCTTACATTGGACACCAAATATTTGGATAGGAACAAGTTTAGAGAATGAAGATGTATCTTATCGAATTAAAGATTTAAGAAAAAGTGCCTGCTCATATTCGATTTCTCTCACTTGA
- a CDS encoding 2OG-Fe(II) oxygenase: MEDREINIIAKLEEPLLVVLGNVLSDEECDELIRLSKDKMHRSKIGVTPEVNEIRTSSSMFFQENENDIISKIEKRISSIMNIPIEHGDGIQILKYIPGQEYKAHFDFFTSASKATKNNRISTIVMYLNDVEHGGETFFPKLNFSVSPQKGMAVYFEYFYNDQNLNDLTLHGGAPVITGEKWVATQWMRRKK, encoded by the coding sequence ATGGAAGATAGAGAAATTAATATAATTGCTAAATTAGAAGAACCTCTTCTGGTGGTTTTAGGAAATGTATTGAGTGACGAAGAATGTGATGAACTTATTAGACTGTCAAAAGACAAAATGCATCGTTCTAAAATTGGAGTTACACCCGAAGTAAATGAGATAAGAACTAGTAGTAGTATGTTTTTTCAAGAAAATGAAAATGACATCATTTCCAAAATTGAAAAAAGAATATCGTCTATCATGAATATACCCATTGAACATGGGGATGGTATTCAAATTCTTAAATATATTCCAGGTCAAGAGTATAAAGCTCATTTTGATTTTTTTACATCTGCAAGTAAAGCAACAAAAAACAATAGAATCAGCACAATCGTCATGTACTTAAATGATGTAGAGCATGGAGGAGAAACTTTTTTTCCTAAACTGAATTTTTCAGTATCACCTCAAAAAGGAATGGCAGTGTATTTTGAATATTTCTATAACGATCAAAACCTTAACGACCTGACTTTACATGGTGGAGCTCCAGTTATTACTGGAGAAAAATGGGTTGCAACACAATGGATGAGAAGGAAAAAATAG
- a CDS encoding vWA domain-containing protein has translation MIRRSILILVTLALFLAGCINEPEKNTSKTQNPSHSNQSNEPEKNISNIQDPSDSDQSKHQTSLTDEQILMKPPGSYAGSNYDEQKVQEALDQLSSDLTADQYKEELLLLLAEDYRPYVTTFNNFVTEVKVNNERPNGKITLPTSKKLHISILLDASGSMKAQINGKSKMDSAKEAIQIFLDKLPKNAEVSLRVYGHKGTGSHKDKKVSCNSTEEIFHGQGEQTNQIKTVLQDIKPAGWTPIANALKSVKQDINPETTDSVVYVVSDGIETCGGNPVQIAKELNQSKVKTVVNIIGFNVDNEGQKLLRQVATSGGGEFTSVDNDESLKNYLNKAYAKLQGEWTMWKEKGEGQANTQKEQKQGVINNTETDMQILVNKEYYNLLAALKYLEIKYGNAIPHGEVWKQITDRKNFAWDYARNTGRRLYDEVTNSGNQVYDDIKDEGDKNIDDLTNKKK, from the coding sequence ATGATTCGAAGGTCTATCTTAATATTGGTAACGTTAGCCTTATTCCTTGCTGGTTGTATTAATGAACCGGAAAAGAATACTTCAAAAACTCAGAATCCATCACATTCAAATCAAAGTAATGAACCGGAAAAGAATATTTCAAACATTCAGGACCCATCAGATTCAGATCAAAGTAAACATCAGACTTCCTTAACAGATGAACAAATATTAATGAAACCTCCAGGAAGTTATGCTGGTTCTAACTATGATGAACAGAAGGTTCAGGAAGCTCTGGATCAATTATCAAGTGATTTGACAGCTGATCAATATAAGGAAGAACTCCTCCTCCTATTGGCTGAAGATTATCGACCTTATGTGACAACTTTCAATAATTTTGTAACAGAAGTTAAAGTGAATAATGAGCGACCTAATGGTAAAATCACATTACCCACAAGTAAGAAGTTACACATTTCGATCCTACTTGATGCCAGTGGCAGCATGAAAGCGCAGATCAATGGCAAATCAAAAATGGACTCTGCCAAAGAAGCTATTCAAATCTTCTTAGATAAATTACCAAAAAATGCAGAGGTATCTTTGCGGGTTTATGGACATAAAGGAACAGGAAGTCATAAAGATAAAAAAGTATCCTGTAACAGTACAGAAGAAATCTTTCATGGTCAAGGTGAGCAGACAAATCAAATAAAAACGGTACTTCAAGATATAAAACCAGCCGGATGGACGCCAATTGCAAATGCTCTGAAATCTGTAAAACAAGATATTAATCCGGAGACAACCGATTCGGTCGTATATGTAGTTAGTGATGGAATTGAAACATGTGGAGGTAATCCAGTGCAGATTGCCAAAGAACTCAACCAATCCAAAGTGAAAACAGTTGTAAATATTATTGGCTTTAATGTGGATAACGAAGGACAGAAATTGCTTCGACAAGTTGCTACATCTGGTGGTGGAGAGTTCACTTCTGTAGATAATGACGAATCACTAAAGAATTATCTCAATAAAGCGTATGCCAAATTACAAGGCGAGTGGACGATGTGGAAAGAAAAAGGAGAAGGACAGGCAAATACACAAAAAGAACAGAAGCAGGGAGTTATTAATAATACAGAAACAGATATGCAAATTCTAGTGAACAAAGAATATTATAATCTGCTAGCAGCCCTTAAGTATCTAGAAATTAAATATGGAAATGCTATCCCTCACGGTGAGGTCTGGAAACAGATTACTGATCGTAAGAATTTCGCATGGGATTATGCTCGTAATACCGGGAGGCGTTTGTATGACGAAGTCACTAATAGTGGAAATCAGGTTTATGACGATATCAAGGATGAAGGGGATAAGAATATCGATGATCTGACGAATAAGAAAAAATAA
- a CDS encoding pentapeptide repeat-containing protein, producing MTILNVEEIIVQLESHRLWIETIGKKGEKLGLDEIDFRNLDLSKYPLDQAYLTACLFDGMNLNLKDMSSSLLCSSTFKFANLEGSDFCKSNVSYVDFTNANIKASRFADSECIETVFVKADLSNANLVGGLFDEADFREASLLNADVRLSTFEGVLLKGAKLGGIRGLEEAFIKSVNIGTPEHPIILKGEEGRQWLINEIKE from the coding sequence ATGACAATATTAAATGTTGAGGAAATTATTGTTCAACTTGAATCACACCGCCTTTGGATAGAGACCATTGGTAAGAAAGGTGAAAAACTCGGCTTAGATGAAATAGACTTCCGAAATTTAGATTTATCAAAATATCCGTTAGATCAAGCATACCTTACAGCTTGTCTTTTTGATGGTATGAACTTAAATCTTAAAGATATGTCTTCATCTTTATTATGTTCATCAACTTTTAAATTCGCTAATTTAGAAGGTTCAGATTTTTGTAAGTCTAACGTTTCATATGTAGATTTTACAAATGCAAATATTAAAGCCTCAAGATTTGCTGATAGTGAATGCATTGAGACAGTTTTTGTTAAGGCTGATTTATCAAACGCAAATTTAGTAGGTGGTCTTTTTGATGAGGCAGATTTTCGTGAAGCTTCATTACTGAATGCTGATGTAAGGTTATCTACGTTTGAAGGGGTATTACTAAAGGGGGCTAAGTTAGGGGGGATTCGAGGACTAGAGGAGGCTTTCATTAAAAGTGTTAATATAGGTACTCCAGAACACCCTATAATTCTTAAAGGAGAAGAAGGTAGACAGTGGCTCATTAATGAAATCAAAGAATAA
- a CDS encoding PrsW family glutamic-type intramembrane protease, with amino-acid sequence MPWKQVVLFVLLGVFLVVPFTTLTVNALHAFFGGKTSDTWSIAVITPIFEELWKLLPLGIFLFFSRRASALSLSDFTLIGAATGVGFQLMEELSRRWLSSGILEKKFGYSFTMLGGETIHWDIFSLFPGRFEESLFPTLMTVGHPVHTAMITLACGIAYRLRTRLTKWVFLFPAILLLWSILDHAAYNGQHKLPGWVFRLHEWTGSGYKTQPAFLLMLAASLIADYWSLNKIRNCLPLLPNEPLLNPFTELWNMIRSFCLDRGKFIYWLGFYRERRELGYHLLYGNEEAAGRQEPVQARVKALYQALTGLAMILLVSGLFAGIGAHAGGGETACFACMFDSLQNWWDGLDWYEQGVIVLGALALSLLFVGFWPAFGIAMTGAGIAGSGHETAGYIRDPKKLLTPENAFSVALGIVLSRIPFGSALRWVGKKGHRYLRKLLDKLGSRKPDVDVPIKPKPPKSDGESPGKHTDDPKKPDDDTPNKDKADEGTEYTGGRNQKELDDLAGDPSHGGKIRDQGVKEREIGLELEKQGKLGRIIRDPQADGGAEFIDTTNGVKWDVKSFQSYPNGHTSPKKGAFTVNNGMKGINKELDKNYNVIVDTRKLIPEHIDQLKEAIKEAGIADRIIWYP; translated from the coding sequence ATGCCGTGGAAGCAAGTTGTTCTGTTCGTTCTGTTAGGTGTTTTCCTTGTCGTACCGTTCACGACGCTTACGGTCAATGCTCTCCATGCGTTTTTCGGCGGAAAAACTTCCGACACTTGGTCCATTGCCGTTATCACGCCAATTTTCGAAGAATTGTGGAAGCTCCTTCCTCTAGGTATATTTCTGTTTTTCTCACGTCGAGCTTCCGCCTTGAGTTTAAGCGATTTCACGCTCATCGGGGCGGCAACCGGTGTCGGCTTCCAACTGATGGAGGAGCTTTCCCGAAGGTGGCTAAGTTCCGGCATTCTTGAGAAAAAGTTTGGCTATAGCTTTACAATGCTGGGCGGCGAAACGATCCATTGGGATATATTCTCACTGTTTCCCGGGCGTTTCGAAGAAAGTCTGTTCCCGACGCTAATGACCGTCGGTCATCCCGTACATACAGCCATGATCACACTTGCGTGCGGAATTGCTTATCGGCTGCGAACAAGACTGACGAAATGGGTTTTTCTGTTCCCGGCAATCCTTTTGCTGTGGTCCATCTTGGATCACGCGGCTTATAACGGCCAACACAAGCTGCCGGGTTGGGTGTTCCGGCTTCATGAGTGGACCGGCAGCGGTTATAAAACTCAGCCGGCCTTCCTGCTGATGCTGGCCGCATCGCTCATTGCCGATTACTGGTCGCTGAACAAAATACGGAACTGCCTTCCATTGCTGCCGAACGAGCCGCTTCTTAATCCGTTTACCGAGCTGTGGAATATGATCCGTTCTTTTTGTCTGGACCGGGGGAAATTCATATATTGGCTAGGCTTTTACCGGGAGCGCAGGGAGCTTGGATATCATTTACTTTATGGAAATGAAGAAGCCGCCGGTAGACAGGAGCCTGTCCAGGCTCGGGTAAAGGCTCTTTACCAGGCGCTAACCGGACTCGCGATGATTCTGCTTGTGTCCGGTCTGTTCGCAGGCATCGGGGCTCATGCGGGCGGTGGGGAAACGGCATGTTTCGCCTGCATGTTCGATTCGCTGCAAAATTGGTGGGATGGATTGGATTGGTATGAACAAGGGGTGATAGTGCTTGGTGCCCTTGCCTTGTCATTGCTGTTCGTCGGATTCTGGCCGGCTTTTGGCATCGCGATGACTGGGGCGGGAATCGCCGGGAGCGGACATGAGACTGCCGGTTATATCCGCGATCCGAAGAAGCTGCTGACTCCCGAAAATGCGTTTTCCGTCGCTCTCGGCATTGTACTAAGCCGAATCCCGTTCGGCAGTGCACTAAGATGGGTTGGGAAGAAAGGGCACCGCTATTTGCGCAAGCTTTTGGATAAGCTTGGGTCCCGGAAGCCGGATGTCGACGTTCCGATTAAACCGAAACCTCCGAAAAGTGACGGCGAAAGCCCTGGCAAGCATACGGACGATCCCAAGAAGCCGGATGACGATACGCCGAATAAGGATAAAGCTGATGAGGGAACGGAGTATACTGGTGGTAGAAATCAAAAGGAATTGGATGATTTAGCAGGTGATCCTTCACATGGAGGCAAAATTAGAGATCAGGGTGTGAAAGAAAGAGAGATAGGCTTGGAATTGGAGAAACAGGGCAAACTAGGTAGAATAATTCGAGATCCTCAGGCTGATGGTGGAGCAGAATTTATTGACACAACTAATGGTGTAAAATGGGATGTTAAAAGCTTTCAATCTTATCCAAATGGGCATACATCACCGAAAAAGGGAGCCTTTACAGTAAATAATGGAATGAAAGGGATCAATAAGGAACTTGATAAAAACTACAATGTAATAGTGGATACGAGAAAACTAATTCCTGAACATATTGATCAGTTAAAAGAGGCAATAAAAGAAGCAGGAATAGCTGATAGAATTATTTGGTATCCATAG
- a CDS encoding phospho-sugar mutase → MDWKSLYTIWTSYRNLDNEMRLMLEEMKDDEIALEDAFYKNLDFGTGGMRGEIGPGTNRMNIYTVRKATVGLAEYIQLFGNEAKSRGVVIAYDSRHKSPEFALEAARTLATKGIKAYLFDELRPTPQLSFSVRKLGAFAGIVITASHNPSEYNGYKVYGSDGAQLPPEAADQVINYVNAIESELSIVVEEEEILKDRGLIQIIGEELDIAYNEHLLTIPENPKLADEIDVKLVFTPLHGTANKSVKRALHDLGYRNVHIVKEQEMPDANFPTVKVPNPEEHAAFEMSIALGNRVDADLLIATDPDADRLGISVKNNAGDYVVLTGNQTGALFLDYLISQKQKKGTLPENGVVLKTIVTSEIGRAISEQNGLKAVDVLTGFKFIAEKINEYHTSGEHSFLFGYEESYGYLIKDFARDKDAIQATILAVEVCAYYKKQGKTMYEGLLDVFDRYGYYLEDLQSLTLKGIEGARQIEAILNELRENPPDQICGLQVVVQEDYLSRKKYMFASNREEAIKLPKSNVLKYFLEDGTWVCLRPSGTEPKIKFYFGVKGSSMKEAKGKLSTVMKDFMRSINKML, encoded by the coding sequence ATGGACTGGAAGTCATTATATACTATTTGGACAAGTTACAGAAATTTAGATAATGAAATGCGTTTAATGCTTGAAGAAATGAAGGATGATGAGATAGCACTTGAAGACGCCTTTTATAAAAATTTGGACTTCGGGACGGGTGGTATGCGAGGGGAAATTGGTCCAGGTACGAATAGGATGAACATTTATACCGTGCGAAAAGCGACAGTAGGACTTGCTGAGTATATTCAATTGTTTGGAAACGAGGCAAAATCCAGAGGAGTCGTAATTGCTTACGATTCAAGACATAAGTCTCCCGAATTTGCATTGGAAGCAGCCAGGACTTTGGCAACAAAGGGAATTAAAGCTTATTTATTTGATGAATTACGGCCTACCCCACAGCTCTCTTTTTCCGTACGTAAGCTGGGTGCATTTGCCGGTATCGTCATAACAGCAAGCCATAATCCGTCTGAATATAATGGGTATAAAGTGTACGGATCAGACGGGGCACAGCTACCTCCTGAAGCGGCGGATCAAGTCATTAATTACGTGAACGCGATTGAAAGTGAGCTTTCCATTGTAGTTGAGGAAGAAGAAATCCTAAAGGACAGAGGACTCATTCAAATCATCGGGGAGGAGCTGGATATTGCTTATAATGAGCATTTGCTCACTATTCCGGAAAATCCAAAGTTAGCAGATGAAATCGATGTAAAGCTCGTGTTTACACCGCTTCATGGTACAGCGAATAAATCTGTAAAACGTGCTTTGCATGATCTAGGATATCGAAATGTCCATATTGTTAAAGAACAGGAAATGCCCGATGCTAACTTTCCTACTGTTAAAGTGCCTAATCCAGAGGAGCATGCTGCTTTTGAAATGTCCATTGCGCTTGGAAACCGCGTCGACGCTGATTTATTGATTGCCACCGATCCGGATGCGGATAGACTCGGAATTAGCGTAAAAAATAATGCTGGAGATTATGTCGTATTAACAGGCAACCAAACAGGCGCTCTCTTTTTGGATTATTTAATTTCACAAAAACAAAAGAAAGGGACTCTTCCTGAAAATGGCGTCGTATTAAAGACCATCGTGACTTCAGAAATAGGAAGGGCGATTTCTGAGCAAAATGGTTTAAAAGCCGTAGATGTTTTAACTGGATTTAAATTCATTGCTGAAAAAATCAATGAATACCACACAAGTGGAGAACACTCTTTCCTGTTTGGCTATGAAGAAAGCTATGGATATCTAATCAAAGATTTTGCTCGAGATAAGGATGCCATACAGGCTACTATTCTGGCAGTGGAAGTTTGTGCCTATTATAAAAAGCAAGGCAAAACGATGTACGAAGGTTTACTGGATGTTTTCGATAGATATGGATATTACCTGGAAGATTTGCAATCGTTGACTTTAAAAGGAATTGAAGGTGCAAGACAAATTGAAGCGATTCTCAATGAATTACGTGAAAATCCACCAGATCAAATCTGTGGTCTTCAAGTAGTGGTTCAAGAGGATTATCTCAGCAGGAAAAAATACATGTTTGCGTCAAATAGGGAAGAGGCCATCAAGCTCCCAAAATCGAACGTATTAAAATACTTTCTTGAAGATGGCACATGGGTATGTTTACGACCTTCCGGAACAGAACCTAAAATTAAATTTTATTTCGGTGTTAAAGGAAGCTCGATGAAGGAAGCGAAAGGGAAATTATCCACCGTTATGAAAGACTTTATGAGAAGTATCAATAAAATGCTTTAA
- a CDS encoding NUDIX hydrolase: MGYIEDLRKLVGKRPVILTGAKVLVFNPLGQILLQYRTDTKVWGLPGGLMELGESLEETALREVKEETGLTIGGLQFLKVLSGVNYFIHLPNGDQFYSVNAFYTTNEIIEGTLKPDGNEGSAVQFFPINQLPKDMDPDIKKEICNYSRFRN, from the coding sequence ATGGGCTATATTGAAGATTTACGCAAGCTTGTGGGAAAAAGGCCAGTCATTTTAACAGGGGCAAAAGTATTAGTATTTAATCCACTTGGGCAGATTTTATTACAATATCGAACAGATACAAAAGTATGGGGATTACCAGGGGGACTTATGGAGTTAGGAGAATCATTAGAGGAAACAGCATTGCGTGAAGTAAAAGAAGAAACAGGTTTAACGATTGGTGGATTACAATTTCTAAAAGTTTTATCAGGCGTAAACTATTTTATTCACTTACCAAATGGAGATCAATTCTATTCTGTTAACGCTTTTTATACAACAAATGAAATTATCGAAGGAACCTTGAAACCTGATGGTAATGAAGGAAGTGCTGTACAATTCTTTCCAATCAATCAGCTGCCAAAAGATATGGATCCCGATATCAAAAAAGAAATTTGTAATTATTCAAGATTTCGCAATTGA